A single Megachile rotundata isolate GNS110a chromosome 9, iyMegRotu1, whole genome shotgun sequence DNA region contains:
- the eIF2D gene encoding eukaryotic translation initiation factor 2D, which produces MFIKPFKVKSNNQLKRTERKKLCDEILTAYPSLTEEDTESLIPKKEATSIMKIVTHSGHSGKVYCVAKVPMFFQMDSMNDMLLPTIYTLWCHPNLLTVFTTHSAVIPKLSGGADLMLPGLIVKEPVTLYTFGKLKKGTPVSVNTKDNKASIAVGITALSSEDMYMSAGHGKCVEILHVIGDTLCQLGKPPSRPNLGVVNIDEDNDELEDTSEINEQANDSNDESLVDTINDLEINDDRVSESEDPCEDTTEETKMEASEELENVTAGQSEIVLDPVKEMDNLLEYCFLKACKTSIKSSDLPMLTSNFFKNHLIAACPHDKNVDIKKSRYKKLSAFLSEMKAKGVIDTSVTKGVESILSIKFDHPLLRELVILEERKTIDPVVSNTAVVSECYKVTAAVLPVLSKFGYEKGDVMKRAEIRKCFTDYVKAENLQDGKTLKLNPQLADIMKTGVNQETITMENGINKFIGRMTHMHEVTLAGNKLLHTGKLEPIDMRVTVRSGGKKVTLINNLETFGINSKEFSKECQNIGASATITDEPGKKTPSVLVQGNQILYVYKLLTEKYQIKKTYIRGLEFAPKKQGSHKK; this is translated from the exons atgtttataaaacCATTTAAAGTAAAGTCCAACAATCAATTAAAAAGAACTGAAAG GAAAAAATTATGTGACGAAATTTTGACTGCATATCCAAGTCTAACAGAAGAAGATACAGAATCTTTAATTCCTAAGAAAGAAGCAACAAGCATTATGAAAATTGTAACTCATAGTGGGCACTCTGGAAAAGTATATTGTGTCGCTAAAGTACCCATGTTTTTTCAAATGGATTCTATGAATGACATGTTATTGCCAACCATATATACTTTATGGTGTCATCCAAATTTGTTAACAGTTTTTACAACACATTCCGCAGTTATACCAAAATTATCAGGAGGTGCAGATTTAATGTTACCTGGATTGATTGTTAAAGAACCTGTAACATTATATacctttggaaaattgaaaaaaggcaCGCCTGTGTCAGTGAATACAAAAGATAACAAG GCATCAATTGCTGTTGGTATTACAGCACTTTCAAGTGAAGATATGTACATGTCAGCAGGTCATGGGAAATGTGTAGAAATTTTACACGTGATAGGAGATACACTTTGTCAGTTGGGAAAGCCACCTTCAAGACCAAATTTAGGAGTCGTAAATATTGATGAAGATAATGATGAATTGGAGGATACAAGTGAAATTAATGAGCAAGCTAATGATAGTAATGATGAATCCCTTGTTGATACAATAAATGATTTGGAGATCAATGATGACAGGGTATCAGAAAGTGAAGACCCTTGTGAG GATACCACAGAGGAAACTAAAATGGAAGCCTCTGAAGAGCTAGAGAATGTAACTGCTGGTCAGTCAGAAATAGTTTTGGACCCAGTAAAGGAAATGGATAATTTATTAGAGTATTGCTTTTTAAAAGCTTGCAAAACATCTATAAAATCTAGTGACTTACCAATGTTAACCtccaatttctttaaaaatcatttaatagCAGCTTGTCCACACGATAAAAATGTTGATATAAAAAAGTCTCGATATAAAAAGTTATCCGCATTTCTATCAGAAATGAAGGCAAAAGGAGTTATAGATACTTCTGTTACAAAAGGGGTTGAAAGTATATTATCAATCAAG TTTGATCATCCCCTTTTGAGGGAACTAGTCATTTTAGAAGAACGTAAAACGATCGACCCAGTTGTTTCAAATACAGCAGTTGTCTCCGAATGTTACAAAGTAACAGCTGCCGTTTTACCAGTATTGTCTAAGTTTGGATACGA AAAAGGGGACGTAATGAAAAGAGCTGAGATCAGAAAATGTTTTACTGATTACGTGAAAGCGGAAAATCTTCAAGATGGAAA GACGTTGAAGTTAAATCCGCAACTCGCAGATATTATGAAAACCGGAGTAAATCAGGAAACCATAACAATGGAGAATgggataaataaatttattggacGTATGACACACATGCACGAAGTTACTTTAGCAGGGAACAAGTTATTACACACGGGCAAATTGGAACCTATTGACATGAGAGTTACTGTTCGATCTGGTGGTAAAAAG GTAACGTTAATAAATAACTTGGAAACGTTTGGAATAAACTCTAAAGAGTTCAGTAAAGAATGTCAAAATATTGGAGCTAGTGCAACGATTACGGACGAACCCGGAAAGAAAACTCCCAGCGTTCTTGTTCAAGGGAACCAgattttatatgtttataaattactaACAG AAAAATACCAGATTAAAAAGACCTATATAAGGGGATTGGAATTCGCTCCAAAGAAGCAAGGTTCACacaagaaataa